From the genome of Amycolatopsis sp. NBC_01488, one region includes:
- a CDS encoding sensor histidine kinase, with translation MRRAAWRLGVQVGCSVTAIVVLLSALAVFMVLDSQQRAATTLLQQTTAQAEDVQDPPAGVWLAIQGPGGLSTTPGAPAVLPDRAALAAVARTGVAETGDVQSNGADYRVYTRVRNGQVVQAALDLRAGHEERDRLLAAMLASGGLGLLLAMCTGVWLGRRAVAPMAAALGLQRRFVADASHELRTPLTLLSTRAQVLRRHLRQGADPQRLTAEVDGVVADAGHLTDILEDLLLAADVRTDGLTATIDLVEVAARAAAAGAPAAVERSVTIEAHPAAAPVLVRGTRGGLLRAVTALVDNAVAHARSSVTITTRRSGTTGVLEVGDDGPGIDAAVLPGLFERFSSTRRDGALEGTSPRRHYGIGLALVGEIAARHGGHVSAGDNPGGGALLTLTLPLAPADHGSRDSARPTG, from the coding sequence GTGCGACGAGCGGCGTGGCGGCTGGGCGTCCAGGTCGGGTGTTCCGTCACGGCGATCGTCGTGCTGCTCTCGGCACTGGCGGTGTTCATGGTGCTGGACAGCCAGCAGCGCGCCGCCACCACGCTCCTCCAGCAGACCACCGCACAGGCCGAGGACGTGCAGGACCCACCGGCCGGGGTGTGGCTGGCCATCCAAGGACCGGGCGGCCTGAGCACGACACCGGGCGCCCCCGCCGTCCTGCCCGACCGGGCGGCCCTGGCCGCCGTCGCCAGAACCGGCGTCGCCGAAACCGGCGACGTCCAGAGCAACGGCGCGGACTACCGGGTGTACACGCGGGTACGGAACGGGCAAGTCGTCCAGGCGGCCCTGGACCTGCGCGCCGGCCACGAAGAGCGCGACCGCTTGCTCGCCGCGATGCTCGCCAGCGGCGGCCTGGGACTGCTGCTCGCCATGTGCACGGGTGTGTGGCTGGGACGACGCGCGGTGGCGCCGATGGCCGCGGCGCTGGGCCTGCAACGGCGCTTCGTGGCCGACGCCAGTCACGAACTGCGCACCCCGCTGACGCTGCTGTCGACCCGCGCGCAGGTGCTGCGCCGGCACTTGCGGCAAGGCGCCGATCCTCAACGGTTGACCGCCGAGGTCGACGGCGTCGTCGCGGACGCCGGGCACCTCACCGACATCCTCGAGGACCTCCTGCTCGCCGCCGACGTCCGCACGGACGGGCTCACCGCCACGATCGACCTGGTGGAGGTCGCCGCACGGGCCGCCGCGGCCGGCGCCCCGGCCGCCGTCGAGCGTTCCGTCACCATCGAGGCGCACCCGGCGGCGGCGCCGGTGCTCGTCCGCGGCACCCGCGGCGGTCTCCTCCGCGCGGTGACCGCCTTGGTCGACAACGCCGTGGCCCACGCCCGTTCCTCGGTCACGATCACCACCAGGCGGTCGGGAACCACGGGCGTGCTCGAAGTCGGCGACGACGGGCCCGGAATCGACGCGGCCGTGCTGCCCGGCCTGTTCGAGCGGTTCTCCTCCACCCGGCGCGACGGCGCGCTCGAGGGCACCTCACCTCGCCGCCACTACGGCATCGGACTGGCCTTGGTCGGGGAAATCGCCGCCCGCCACGGCGGCCACGTCTCGGCCGGCGACAACCCCGGCGGAGGCGCACTGCTGACCCTCACGCTGCCGCTGGCACCCGCCGATCATGGTTCCCGGGATTCAGCCCGCCCGACCGGCTGA
- a CDS encoding response regulator transcription factor yields MDTAGSGRVLLVEDNPELVGLLTDLLTEEGYQVETATDGHRGLHLGLVRDYDVVILDRGLPALDGLDVLTRLRGQGMTTPVLVLSALGNPADRVAGLDAGAEDYLAKPFDVDELLARLRALRRRHLDVARILPVGTGRLNLDTRQVVPGPDRADGLSEPVRLSERECALLATLAGRPSRVFTRRDLLSLAFPEADSEAIVDTYVSYLRRKLGRAVIATVHGRGYQLGTP; encoded by the coding sequence ATGGACACCGCGGGCTCCGGCCGGGTTCTGCTGGTCGAAGACAACCCTGAGCTGGTCGGGCTCCTCACCGACCTGCTGACCGAGGAGGGGTACCAGGTCGAAACCGCCACTGACGGACACCGCGGCCTGCACCTCGGGCTCGTGCGGGACTACGACGTGGTGATCCTCGACCGGGGACTGCCCGCGCTGGACGGACTCGACGTGCTCACCCGCTTGCGCGGCCAGGGCATGACGACCCCGGTGCTGGTGCTCTCGGCGCTCGGCAACCCCGCCGACCGGGTGGCCGGCCTGGACGCCGGCGCCGAGGACTACCTGGCCAAACCGTTCGATGTGGACGAACTGCTGGCCAGGCTGCGTGCGTTGCGCCGTCGCCACCTCGACGTCGCGCGGATCCTGCCGGTCGGGACCGGGCGACTGAACCTGGACACGCGCCAGGTGGTGCCGGGTCCGGACCGCGCGGACGGCCTGTCCGAGCCGGTCCGGTTGTCCGAACGGGAATGCGCGCTGCTGGCCACCCTCGCCGGCCGTCCCTCCCGCGTGTTCACCCGGCGCGATCTGCTGAGCCTGGCCTTCCCGGAGGCCGACAGCGAGGCGATCGTCGACACCTACGTGTCCTACCTGCGTCGCAAGCTCGGACGCGCCGTGATCGCCACGGTCCACGGCCGCGGCTACCAGCTGGGCACCCCGTGA